One genomic region from Daphnia magna isolate NIES linkage group LG10, ASM2063170v1.1, whole genome shotgun sequence encodes:
- the LOC116932895 gene encoding DNA-binding protein RFX2 isoform X4 translates to MAATPVSFMSADARPAGSSSLNQQQQQQQQQQHGSIVAAVVEVVSSNAEVAAQVEACDLTLSSANNNADHLGSEHANSDVAAAAVAALEAEEAAEAKDASEEENDHNNTDHTSPITVTVTSGSTQYIAMAADGAVSDRSVYTSLTPVHAPASIVVSGNETLVGDSSVHSTYVQYVDGSPDSALYAATNGQMTYPAYTVVESGAMYSPGNGQYYTSGGGSNSITYSQVAPGQLTQTSGGTFLIQQGVDADGHTLITTTTRASPQTDANGSSSAYLVTGSQSGHSPSSAAVAVGGGADSDSHYSLAHATRVSPATVQWLIDNYETAEGVSLPRSTLYAHYLRHCNEHKLEPVNAASFGKLIRSVFLGLRTRRLGTRGNSKYHYYGIRVKPTSSLNQMSVEESSPPGVQRHHPNGKRGAKGGAHSSSGSLDATSPTHQQYLAHRNLGDAAAALPHWPDLEADSNQLPPGIDIDDLQAFVTLYRDHCEAMLDAVISLQFNTVETIWRHFWRSANNNEAVDVGMEEDPEKILPKAKLYVLSRCEPVLIFVKKADYQFYQSLVEVLIPDVLRPIPGTLTQAIRNFAKGLENWLLAAMNGCPEDIVLVKVAAVNAFSQTLRRYTSLNHLAQAARAVLHNSAQISQMLSDLNRVDFHNVQEQAAWVCRCDPDLVAWLENDFKATLQNQATLEQWAQWLESVVDRVMKPYEGGSTQEFARVARQFLLKWSFYSSMVIRDLTLRSAASFGSFHLIRLLYDEYMFYLVEHRVAMATGETSIAVMGEFLNLTQRSKEEDDVGSPSVPPSPSGSSGSLHVGVTASLSSQKSGANNNSSSHTSSSHHLHSMADGSSNNSKRPKLS, encoded by the exons cagcagcaacaacaacaacaacaacaacacggcAGTATAGTGGCCGCCGTCGTCGAAGTAGTTAGCAGCAACGCCGAAGTGGCCGCTCAAGTGGAAGCTTGCGATCTTACCTTGTCGTCAGCCAACAACAACGCGGATCATTTG GGATCGGAACACGCAAATTCGGACGTGGCTGCGGCTGCCGTTGCGGCCTTAGAAGCGGAAGAAGCGGCCGAGGCTAAAGACGCTAGTGAAGAAGAGAACGATCACAACAACACGGACCATACGTCGCCGATTACTGTCACCGTGACGTCCGGCAGCACCCAGTATATCGCCATGGCCG cCGACGGTGCGGTATCCGACCGATCCGTCTACACTTCTCTGACCCCCGTTCACGCTCCTGCGTCCATCGTAG TGAGCGGAAACGAGACGTTGGTCGGCGATTCTTCAGTCCACTCCACGTACGTCCAATACGTTGACGGTTCTCCCGATTCGGCTCTTTATGCGGCAACTAACGGGCAAAT GACTTATCCGGCCTATACAGTCGTGGAATCGGGGGCCATGTACTCACCGGGCAACGGCCAATATTACACGAGTGGCGGAGGCAGCAACAGCATCACGTATTCACAG GTGGCTCCGGGACAATTGACTCAGACGAGTGGTGGCACATTTTTGATCCAGCAAGGCGTCGATGCCGATGGGCACACGCTCATTACCACCACTACAAGAGCATCTCCACAAACG GACGCAAATGGTTCTTCTTCTGCTTACCTGGTAACGGGTTCGCAATCTGGTCATAGCCCTTCATCCGCCGCCGTTGCTGTCGGAGGCGGTGCCGATTCCGATTCGCACTACAGTCTGGCCCATGCCACCCGAGTATCACCCGCCACT GTTCAATGGCTCATTGATAATTACGAGACGGCCGAAGGTGTCAGTCTGCCTCGTTCGACCCTCTACGCTCACTATTTGAGGCATTGCAATGAACACAAACTGGAGCCAGTCAATGCCGCCTCTTTTGGCAAACTCATTCGATCCGTCTTTTTGGGATTAAGGACCAGGCGATTGGGCACGAG aggCAATTCCAAGTATCATTATTACGGCATTCGCGTCAAACCGACGTCGTCCCTGAATCAAATGTCGGTGGAGGAATCCAGCCCGCCAGGTGTTCAACGACATCACCCGAACGGCAAACGCGGAGCGAAAGGCGGGGCACACAGCAGCAGCGGGAGCTTGGACGCTACTTCTCCTACCCATCAACAATATTTAG CGCATCGAAATTTAGGTGATGCTGCCGCTGCTTTGCCTCACTGGCCCGACTTGGAAGCCGACAGTAACCAATTGCCGCCAGGCATCGATATCGACGATCTCCAGGCTTTTGTGACCCTTTATCGAGATCATTGCGAG GCCATGCTGGACGCCGTCATCAGCTTGCAGTTCAACACGGTGGAAACGATTTGGCGCCACTTTTGGCGTAGCGCCAATAACAACGAGGCCGTCGACGTCGGTATGGAAGAGGATCCTGAAAAAATCTTGCCAAA GGCTAAACTTTATGTCCTATCGCGTTGCGAACCTGTTTTGATTTTCGTCAAAAAAGCCGATTATCAGTTCTATCAGAGCCTGGTGGAAGTGCTCATACCCGACGTGCTTAGACCCATCCCGGGCACGTTGACGCAGGCCATCCGCAATTTCGCCAAAGGACTGGAAAATTGGCTCTTGGCGGCCATGAACGGTTGCCCGGAAGATATCGTCCTCGTCAAG GTGGCGGCGGTTAACGCCTTCTCGCAAACGCTGCGGCGCTACACTTCTCTGAACCATTTGGCTCAAGCGGCCCGGGCCGTGCTGCACAATTCGGCGCAAATTAGTCAAATGCTTTCAGATCTCAATCGTGTCGATTTTCACAACGTCCAGGAGCAG GCTGCCTGGGTGTGCCGTTGCGATCCGGATCTAGTCGCCTGGTTGGAGAACGATTTCAAAGCGACGCTACAAAACCAGGCCACGCTGGAACAGTGGGCTCAGTGGCTCGAAAGCGTCGTCGATCGAGTCATGAAACCCTACGAGGGTGGGTCGACGCAGGAGTTTGCCCGCGTGGCACGCCAGTTTCTGCTCAAATGGTCGTTTTACAG TTCGATGGTGATTCGTGATTTGACTCTAAGGAGTGCCGCGTCGTTCGGTTCCTTCCATTTGATTCGACTCCTCTACGATGAGTACATGTTCTATTTGGTGGAGCACCGTGTCGCCATGGCGACCGGGGAGACGTCGATCGCCGTCATGGGCGAATTCTTGAATTTGACGCAGCGCTCAAAAGAAGAGGACGATGTCGGTTCCCCGTCCGTCCCGCCGTCACCCAGTGGCTCGTCGGGATCGCTTCACGTTGGTGTCACGGCTTCCCTGTCGTCGCAGAAATCGGgtgccaacaacaacagcagtaGCCACACGAGCAGTAGTCATCATTTGCATTCGATGGCCGATGGCAGCTCCAACAACTCTAAACGGCCAAAACTGAGTTGA
- the LOC116932895 gene encoding DNA-binding protein RFX2 isoform X10 — MAATPVSFMSADARPAGSSSLNQQQQQQQQQQQQHGSIVAAVVEVVSSNAEVAAQVEACDLTLSSANNNADHLGSEHANSDVAAAAVAALEAEEAAEAKDASEEENDHNNTDHTSPITVTVTSGSTQYIAMAADGAVSDRSVYTSLTPVHAPASIVVSGNETLVGDSSVHSTYVQYVDGSPDSALYAATNGQMTYPAYTVVESGAMYSPGNGQYYTSGGGSNSITYSQVAPGQLTQTSGGTFLIQQGVDADGHTLITTTTRASPQTVQWLIDNYETAEGVSLPRSTLYAHYLRHCNEHKLEPVNAASFGKLIRSVFLGLRTRRLGTRGNSKYHYYGIRVKPTSSLNQMSVEESSPPGVQRHHPNGKRGAKGGAHSSSGSLDATSPTHQQYLAHRNLGDAAAALPHWPDLEADSNQLPPGIDIDDLQAFVTLYRDHCEAMLDAVISLQFNTVETIWRHFWRSANNNEAVDVGMEEDPEKILPKAKLYVLSRCEPVLIFVKKADYQFYQSLVEVLIPDVLRPIPGTLTQAIRNFAKGLENWLLAAMNGCPEDIVLVKVAAVNAFSQTLRRYTSLNHLAQAARAVLHNSAQISQMLSDLNRVDFHNVQEQAAWVCRCDPDLVAWLENDFKATLQNQATLEQWAQWLESVVDRVMKPYEGGSTQEFARVARQFLLKWSFYSSMVIRDLTLRSAASFGSFHLIRLLYDEYMFYLVEHRVAMATGETSIAVMGEFLNLTQRSKEEDDVGSPSVPPSPSGSSGSLHVGVTASLSSQKSGANNNSSSHTSSSHHLHSMADGSSNNSKRPKLS, encoded by the exons cagcagcagcagcaacaacaacaacaacaacaacacggcAGTATAGTGGCCGCCGTCGTCGAAGTAGTTAGCAGCAACGCCGAAGTGGCCGCTCAAGTGGAAGCTTGCGATCTTACCTTGTCGTCAGCCAACAACAACGCGGATCATTTG GGATCGGAACACGCAAATTCGGACGTGGCTGCGGCTGCCGTTGCGGCCTTAGAAGCGGAAGAAGCGGCCGAGGCTAAAGACGCTAGTGAAGAAGAGAACGATCACAACAACACGGACCATACGTCGCCGATTACTGTCACCGTGACGTCCGGCAGCACCCAGTATATCGCCATGGCCG cCGACGGTGCGGTATCCGACCGATCCGTCTACACTTCTCTGACCCCCGTTCACGCTCCTGCGTCCATCGTAG TGAGCGGAAACGAGACGTTGGTCGGCGATTCTTCAGTCCACTCCACGTACGTCCAATACGTTGACGGTTCTCCCGATTCGGCTCTTTATGCGGCAACTAACGGGCAAAT GACTTATCCGGCCTATACAGTCGTGGAATCGGGGGCCATGTACTCACCGGGCAACGGCCAATATTACACGAGTGGCGGAGGCAGCAACAGCATCACGTATTCACAG GTGGCTCCGGGACAATTGACTCAGACGAGTGGTGGCACATTTTTGATCCAGCAAGGCGTCGATGCCGATGGGCACACGCTCATTACCACCACTACAAGAGCATCTCCACAAACG GTTCAATGGCTCATTGATAATTACGAGACGGCCGAAGGTGTCAGTCTGCCTCGTTCGACCCTCTACGCTCACTATTTGAGGCATTGCAATGAACACAAACTGGAGCCAGTCAATGCCGCCTCTTTTGGCAAACTCATTCGATCCGTCTTTTTGGGATTAAGGACCAGGCGATTGGGCACGAG aggCAATTCCAAGTATCATTATTACGGCATTCGCGTCAAACCGACGTCGTCCCTGAATCAAATGTCGGTGGAGGAATCCAGCCCGCCAGGTGTTCAACGACATCACCCGAACGGCAAACGCGGAGCGAAAGGCGGGGCACACAGCAGCAGCGGGAGCTTGGACGCTACTTCTCCTACCCATCAACAATATTTAG CGCATCGAAATTTAGGTGATGCTGCCGCTGCTTTGCCTCACTGGCCCGACTTGGAAGCCGACAGTAACCAATTGCCGCCAGGCATCGATATCGACGATCTCCAGGCTTTTGTGACCCTTTATCGAGATCATTGCGAG GCCATGCTGGACGCCGTCATCAGCTTGCAGTTCAACACGGTGGAAACGATTTGGCGCCACTTTTGGCGTAGCGCCAATAACAACGAGGCCGTCGACGTCGGTATGGAAGAGGATCCTGAAAAAATCTTGCCAAA GGCTAAACTTTATGTCCTATCGCGTTGCGAACCTGTTTTGATTTTCGTCAAAAAAGCCGATTATCAGTTCTATCAGAGCCTGGTGGAAGTGCTCATACCCGACGTGCTTAGACCCATCCCGGGCACGTTGACGCAGGCCATCCGCAATTTCGCCAAAGGACTGGAAAATTGGCTCTTGGCGGCCATGAACGGTTGCCCGGAAGATATCGTCCTCGTCAAG GTGGCGGCGGTTAACGCCTTCTCGCAAACGCTGCGGCGCTACACTTCTCTGAACCATTTGGCTCAAGCGGCCCGGGCCGTGCTGCACAATTCGGCGCAAATTAGTCAAATGCTTTCAGATCTCAATCGTGTCGATTTTCACAACGTCCAGGAGCAG GCTGCCTGGGTGTGCCGTTGCGATCCGGATCTAGTCGCCTGGTTGGAGAACGATTTCAAAGCGACGCTACAAAACCAGGCCACGCTGGAACAGTGGGCTCAGTGGCTCGAAAGCGTCGTCGATCGAGTCATGAAACCCTACGAGGGTGGGTCGACGCAGGAGTTTGCCCGCGTGGCACGCCAGTTTCTGCTCAAATGGTCGTTTTACAG TTCGATGGTGATTCGTGATTTGACTCTAAGGAGTGCCGCGTCGTTCGGTTCCTTCCATTTGATTCGACTCCTCTACGATGAGTACATGTTCTATTTGGTGGAGCACCGTGTCGCCATGGCGACCGGGGAGACGTCGATCGCCGTCATGGGCGAATTCTTGAATTTGACGCAGCGCTCAAAAGAAGAGGACGATGTCGGTTCCCCGTCCGTCCCGCCGTCACCCAGTGGCTCGTCGGGATCGCTTCACGTTGGTGTCACGGCTTCCCTGTCGTCGCAGAAATCGGgtgccaacaacaacagcagtaGCCACACGAGCAGTAGTCATCATTTGCATTCGATGGCCGATGGCAGCTCCAACAACTCTAAACGGCCAAAACTGAGTTGA
- the LOC116932895 gene encoding DNA-binding protein RFX2 isoform X2, translated as MAATPVSFMSADARPAGSSSLNQQQQQQQQQQQHGSIVAAVVEVVSSNAEVAAQVEACDLTLSSANNNADHLGSEHANSDVAAAAVAALEAEEAAEAKDASEEENDHNNTDHTSPITVTVTSGSTQYIAMAADGAVSDRSVYTSLTPVHAPASIVVSGNETLVGDSSVHSTYVQYVDGSPDSALYAATNGQMTYPAYTVVESGAMYSPGNGQYYTSGGGSNSITYSQVAPGQLTQTSGGTFLIQQGVDADGHTLITTTTRASPQTDANGSSSAYLVTGSQSGHSPSSAAVAVGGGADSDSHYSLAHATRVSPATVQWLIDNYETAEGVSLPRSTLYAHYLRHCNEHKLEPVNAASFGKLIRSVFLGLRTRRLGTRGNSKYHYYGIRVKPTSSLNQMSVEESSPPGVQRHHPNGKRGAKGGAHSSSGSLDATSPTHQQYLAHRNLGDAAAALPHWPDLEADSNQLPPGIDIDDLQAFVTLYRDHCEAMLDAVISLQFNTVETIWRHFWRSANNNEAVDVGMEEDPEKILPKAKLYVLSRCEPVLIFVKKADYQFYQSLVEVLIPDVLRPIPGTLTQAIRNFAKGLENWLLAAMNGCPEDIVLVKVAAVNAFSQTLRRYTSLNHLAQAARAVLHNSAQISQMLSDLNRVDFHNVQEQAAWVCRCDPDLVAWLENDFKATLQNQATLEQWAQWLESVVDRVMKPYEGGSTQEFARVARQFLLKWSFYSSMVIRDLTLRSAASFGSFHLIRLLYDEYMFYLVEHRVAMATGETSIAVMGEFLNLTQRSKEEDDVGSPSVPPSPSGSSGSLHVGVTASLSSQKSGANNNSSSHTSSSHHLHSMADGSSNNSKRPKLS; from the exons cagcagcagcaacaacaacaacaacaacaacacggcAGTATAGTGGCCGCCGTCGTCGAAGTAGTTAGCAGCAACGCCGAAGTGGCCGCTCAAGTGGAAGCTTGCGATCTTACCTTGTCGTCAGCCAACAACAACGCGGATCATTTG GGATCGGAACACGCAAATTCGGACGTGGCTGCGGCTGCCGTTGCGGCCTTAGAAGCGGAAGAAGCGGCCGAGGCTAAAGACGCTAGTGAAGAAGAGAACGATCACAACAACACGGACCATACGTCGCCGATTACTGTCACCGTGACGTCCGGCAGCACCCAGTATATCGCCATGGCCG cCGACGGTGCGGTATCCGACCGATCCGTCTACACTTCTCTGACCCCCGTTCACGCTCCTGCGTCCATCGTAG TGAGCGGAAACGAGACGTTGGTCGGCGATTCTTCAGTCCACTCCACGTACGTCCAATACGTTGACGGTTCTCCCGATTCGGCTCTTTATGCGGCAACTAACGGGCAAAT GACTTATCCGGCCTATACAGTCGTGGAATCGGGGGCCATGTACTCACCGGGCAACGGCCAATATTACACGAGTGGCGGAGGCAGCAACAGCATCACGTATTCACAG GTGGCTCCGGGACAATTGACTCAGACGAGTGGTGGCACATTTTTGATCCAGCAAGGCGTCGATGCCGATGGGCACACGCTCATTACCACCACTACAAGAGCATCTCCACAAACG GACGCAAATGGTTCTTCTTCTGCTTACCTGGTAACGGGTTCGCAATCTGGTCATAGCCCTTCATCCGCCGCCGTTGCTGTCGGAGGCGGTGCCGATTCCGATTCGCACTACAGTCTGGCCCATGCCACCCGAGTATCACCCGCCACT GTTCAATGGCTCATTGATAATTACGAGACGGCCGAAGGTGTCAGTCTGCCTCGTTCGACCCTCTACGCTCACTATTTGAGGCATTGCAATGAACACAAACTGGAGCCAGTCAATGCCGCCTCTTTTGGCAAACTCATTCGATCCGTCTTTTTGGGATTAAGGACCAGGCGATTGGGCACGAG aggCAATTCCAAGTATCATTATTACGGCATTCGCGTCAAACCGACGTCGTCCCTGAATCAAATGTCGGTGGAGGAATCCAGCCCGCCAGGTGTTCAACGACATCACCCGAACGGCAAACGCGGAGCGAAAGGCGGGGCACACAGCAGCAGCGGGAGCTTGGACGCTACTTCTCCTACCCATCAACAATATTTAG CGCATCGAAATTTAGGTGATGCTGCCGCTGCTTTGCCTCACTGGCCCGACTTGGAAGCCGACAGTAACCAATTGCCGCCAGGCATCGATATCGACGATCTCCAGGCTTTTGTGACCCTTTATCGAGATCATTGCGAG GCCATGCTGGACGCCGTCATCAGCTTGCAGTTCAACACGGTGGAAACGATTTGGCGCCACTTTTGGCGTAGCGCCAATAACAACGAGGCCGTCGACGTCGGTATGGAAGAGGATCCTGAAAAAATCTTGCCAAA GGCTAAACTTTATGTCCTATCGCGTTGCGAACCTGTTTTGATTTTCGTCAAAAAAGCCGATTATCAGTTCTATCAGAGCCTGGTGGAAGTGCTCATACCCGACGTGCTTAGACCCATCCCGGGCACGTTGACGCAGGCCATCCGCAATTTCGCCAAAGGACTGGAAAATTGGCTCTTGGCGGCCATGAACGGTTGCCCGGAAGATATCGTCCTCGTCAAG GTGGCGGCGGTTAACGCCTTCTCGCAAACGCTGCGGCGCTACACTTCTCTGAACCATTTGGCTCAAGCGGCCCGGGCCGTGCTGCACAATTCGGCGCAAATTAGTCAAATGCTTTCAGATCTCAATCGTGTCGATTTTCACAACGTCCAGGAGCAG GCTGCCTGGGTGTGCCGTTGCGATCCGGATCTAGTCGCCTGGTTGGAGAACGATTTCAAAGCGACGCTACAAAACCAGGCCACGCTGGAACAGTGGGCTCAGTGGCTCGAAAGCGTCGTCGATCGAGTCATGAAACCCTACGAGGGTGGGTCGACGCAGGAGTTTGCCCGCGTGGCACGCCAGTTTCTGCTCAAATGGTCGTTTTACAG TTCGATGGTGATTCGTGATTTGACTCTAAGGAGTGCCGCGTCGTTCGGTTCCTTCCATTTGATTCGACTCCTCTACGATGAGTACATGTTCTATTTGGTGGAGCACCGTGTCGCCATGGCGACCGGGGAGACGTCGATCGCCGTCATGGGCGAATTCTTGAATTTGACGCAGCGCTCAAAAGAAGAGGACGATGTCGGTTCCCCGTCCGTCCCGCCGTCACCCAGTGGCTCGTCGGGATCGCTTCACGTTGGTGTCACGGCTTCCCTGTCGTCGCAGAAATCGGgtgccaacaacaacagcagtaGCCACACGAGCAGTAGTCATCATTTGCATTCGATGGCCGATGGCAGCTCCAACAACTCTAAACGGCCAAAACTGAGTTGA
- the LOC116932895 gene encoding DNA-binding protein RFX2 isoform X9: MAATPVSFMSADARPAGSSSLNQQQQQQQQQQQQHGSIVAAVVEVVSSNAEVAAQVEACDLTLSSANNNADHLGSEHANSDVAAAAVAALEAEEAAEAKDASEEENDHNNTDHTSPITVTVTSGSTQYIAMAVSGNETLVGDSSVHSTTYPAYTVVESGAMYSPGNGQYYTSGGGSNSITYSQVAPGQLTQTSGGTFLIQQGVDADGHTLITTTTRASPQTDANGSSSAYLVTGSQSGHSPSSAAVAVGGGADSDSHYSLAHATRVSPATVQWLIDNYETAEGVSLPRSTLYAHYLRHCNEHKLEPVNAASFGKLIRSVFLGLRTRRLGTRGNSKYHYYGIRVKPTSSLNQMSVEESSPPGVQRHHPNGKRGAKGGAHSSSGSLDATSPTHQQYLAHRNLGDAAAALPHWPDLEADSNQLPPGIDIDDLQAFVTLYRDHCEAMLDAVISLQFNTVETIWRHFWRSANNNEAVDVGMEEDPEKILPKAKLYVLSRCEPVLIFVKKADYQFYQSLVEVLIPDVLRPIPGTLTQAIRNFAKGLENWLLAAMNGCPEDIVLVKVAAVNAFSQTLRRYTSLNHLAQAARAVLHNSAQISQMLSDLNRVDFHNVQEQAAWVCRCDPDLVAWLENDFKATLQNQATLEQWAQWLESVVDRVMKPYEGGSTQEFARVARQFLLKWSFYSSMVIRDLTLRSAASFGSFHLIRLLYDEYMFYLVEHRVAMATGETSIAVMGEFLNLTQRSKEEDDVGSPSVPPSPSGSSGSLHVGVTASLSSQKSGANNNSSSHTSSSHHLHSMADGSSNNSKRPKLS; this comes from the exons cagcagcagcagcaacaacaacaacaacaacaacacggcAGTATAGTGGCCGCCGTCGTCGAAGTAGTTAGCAGCAACGCCGAAGTGGCCGCTCAAGTGGAAGCTTGCGATCTTACCTTGTCGTCAGCCAACAACAACGCGGATCATTTG GGATCGGAACACGCAAATTCGGACGTGGCTGCGGCTGCCGTTGCGGCCTTAGAAGCGGAAGAAGCGGCCGAGGCTAAAGACGCTAGTGAAGAAGAGAACGATCACAACAACACGGACCATACGTCGCCGATTACTGTCACCGTGACGTCCGGCAGCACCCAGTATATCGCCATGGCCG TGAGCGGAAACGAGACGTTGGTCGGCGATTCTTCAGTCCACTCCAC GACTTATCCGGCCTATACAGTCGTGGAATCGGGGGCCATGTACTCACCGGGCAACGGCCAATATTACACGAGTGGCGGAGGCAGCAACAGCATCACGTATTCACAG GTGGCTCCGGGACAATTGACTCAGACGAGTGGTGGCACATTTTTGATCCAGCAAGGCGTCGATGCCGATGGGCACACGCTCATTACCACCACTACAAGAGCATCTCCACAAACG GACGCAAATGGTTCTTCTTCTGCTTACCTGGTAACGGGTTCGCAATCTGGTCATAGCCCTTCATCCGCCGCCGTTGCTGTCGGAGGCGGTGCCGATTCCGATTCGCACTACAGTCTGGCCCATGCCACCCGAGTATCACCCGCCACT GTTCAATGGCTCATTGATAATTACGAGACGGCCGAAGGTGTCAGTCTGCCTCGTTCGACCCTCTACGCTCACTATTTGAGGCATTGCAATGAACACAAACTGGAGCCAGTCAATGCCGCCTCTTTTGGCAAACTCATTCGATCCGTCTTTTTGGGATTAAGGACCAGGCGATTGGGCACGAG aggCAATTCCAAGTATCATTATTACGGCATTCGCGTCAAACCGACGTCGTCCCTGAATCAAATGTCGGTGGAGGAATCCAGCCCGCCAGGTGTTCAACGACATCACCCGAACGGCAAACGCGGAGCGAAAGGCGGGGCACACAGCAGCAGCGGGAGCTTGGACGCTACTTCTCCTACCCATCAACAATATTTAG CGCATCGAAATTTAGGTGATGCTGCCGCTGCTTTGCCTCACTGGCCCGACTTGGAAGCCGACAGTAACCAATTGCCGCCAGGCATCGATATCGACGATCTCCAGGCTTTTGTGACCCTTTATCGAGATCATTGCGAG GCCATGCTGGACGCCGTCATCAGCTTGCAGTTCAACACGGTGGAAACGATTTGGCGCCACTTTTGGCGTAGCGCCAATAACAACGAGGCCGTCGACGTCGGTATGGAAGAGGATCCTGAAAAAATCTTGCCAAA GGCTAAACTTTATGTCCTATCGCGTTGCGAACCTGTTTTGATTTTCGTCAAAAAAGCCGATTATCAGTTCTATCAGAGCCTGGTGGAAGTGCTCATACCCGACGTGCTTAGACCCATCCCGGGCACGTTGACGCAGGCCATCCGCAATTTCGCCAAAGGACTGGAAAATTGGCTCTTGGCGGCCATGAACGGTTGCCCGGAAGATATCGTCCTCGTCAAG GTGGCGGCGGTTAACGCCTTCTCGCAAACGCTGCGGCGCTACACTTCTCTGAACCATTTGGCTCAAGCGGCCCGGGCCGTGCTGCACAATTCGGCGCAAATTAGTCAAATGCTTTCAGATCTCAATCGTGTCGATTTTCACAACGTCCAGGAGCAG GCTGCCTGGGTGTGCCGTTGCGATCCGGATCTAGTCGCCTGGTTGGAGAACGATTTCAAAGCGACGCTACAAAACCAGGCCACGCTGGAACAGTGGGCTCAGTGGCTCGAAAGCGTCGTCGATCGAGTCATGAAACCCTACGAGGGTGGGTCGACGCAGGAGTTTGCCCGCGTGGCACGCCAGTTTCTGCTCAAATGGTCGTTTTACAG TTCGATGGTGATTCGTGATTTGACTCTAAGGAGTGCCGCGTCGTTCGGTTCCTTCCATTTGATTCGACTCCTCTACGATGAGTACATGTTCTATTTGGTGGAGCACCGTGTCGCCATGGCGACCGGGGAGACGTCGATCGCCGTCATGGGCGAATTCTTGAATTTGACGCAGCGCTCAAAAGAAGAGGACGATGTCGGTTCCCCGTCCGTCCCGCCGTCACCCAGTGGCTCGTCGGGATCGCTTCACGTTGGTGTCACGGCTTCCCTGTCGTCGCAGAAATCGGgtgccaacaacaacagcagtaGCCACACGAGCAGTAGTCATCATTTGCATTCGATGGCCGATGGCAGCTCCAACAACTCTAAACGGCCAAAACTGAGTTGA